One genomic window of Azospirillum sp. TSH100 includes the following:
- a CDS encoding cell division protein ZapA, giving the protein MAQVDIEVNGRFYRMLCEDGQESRLRELAAYVDDRLRRLTGGGRNGSEAQMMLMTCLVLADELQDVMAGKGIAPSVDEGAVVGELDRVAKRIEEVAARLERA; this is encoded by the coding sequence ATGGCCCAGGTCGATATCGAAGTGAACGGCCGCTTCTATCGCATGCTGTGCGAGGACGGGCAGGAGTCGCGGCTGCGGGAGCTGGCGGCCTATGTCGACGACCGGCTGCGCCGGCTGACCGGCGGCGGGCGCAACGGGTCGGAGGCGCAGATGATGCTGATGACCTGTCTGGTGCTGGCCGACGAGCTGCAAGACGTGATGGCCGGCAAGGGAATTGCCCCATCGGTGGACGAGGGCGCGGTGGTCGGCGAACTCGATCGTGTGGCAAAACGCATCGAAGAGGTTGCCGCGCGGCTCGAGCGCGCCTAG
- a CDS encoding class I fructose-bisphosphate aldolase has translation MKLTRRVKDILANYESDNPGTKANLARILMEGKLGGTGKLVILPVDQGFEHGPARSFGPNEPGYDPHYHYQLAIDAGCNAYAAPLGSLEAGAGTFAGSIPLILKMNSANSLSTQKENADQAVTASVQDALRLGCSAIGFTIYPGSDSMYNQYEEFRELSKEAKSYGLATVLWSYPRGGAVTKDGELAIDVIGYAAHMAALLGAHIIKVKLPSATLEQPEAKKIYESKNIPIATQAERVKHIMQCTFNGRRIVVFSGGATKGEDAVFEDARAIRDGGGNGSIIGRNAFQRPREDALKLLDRIMKIYQGRE, from the coding sequence ATGAAGCTCACGCGCCGCGTCAAAGACATTCTCGCCAACTACGAGAGCGACAATCCCGGCACCAAGGCGAATCTCGCCCGCATCCTGATGGAAGGCAAGCTCGGCGGTACGGGCAAGCTGGTGATCCTGCCGGTCGACCAGGGCTTCGAGCATGGTCCGGCCCGCAGCTTCGGCCCGAACGAGCCGGGCTACGATCCGCACTACCACTACCAGCTGGCCATCGACGCGGGCTGCAACGCCTACGCCGCTCCCCTGGGCTCGCTGGAAGCCGGCGCCGGCACCTTCGCCGGGTCGATCCCGCTGATCCTGAAGATGAACAGCGCCAACTCGCTGTCCACCCAGAAGGAAAACGCCGACCAGGCCGTCACCGCCTCGGTCCAGGACGCCCTGCGCCTCGGCTGCTCCGCCATCGGCTTCACCATCTATCCCGGCTCCGACTCCATGTACAATCAGTACGAGGAGTTCCGCGAGCTGTCGAAGGAGGCCAAGTCCTACGGCCTCGCCACCGTGCTGTGGTCCTACCCGCGCGGCGGCGCCGTCACCAAGGACGGTGAGCTGGCCATCGACGTGATCGGCTACGCCGCCCACATGGCCGCTCTGCTCGGCGCCCACATCATCAAGGTGAAGCTGCCGTCGGCCACGCTGGAGCAGCCGGAAGCCAAGAAGATCTACGAGTCGAAGAACATCCCGATCGCCACCCAGGCGGAGCGGGTGAAGCACATCATGCAGTGCACCTTCAACGGCCGCCGCATCGTGGTCTTCTCCGGCGGCGCCACCAAGGGCGAGGACGCGGTGTTCGAGGACGCCCGCGCCATCCGCGACGGCGGCGGCAACGGCTCGATCATCGGCCGCAACGCCTTCCAGCGCCCGCGCGAGGATGCGCTCAAGCTGCTCGACCGGATCATGAAGATCTACCAGGGCCGGGAGTAA
- the gap gene encoding type I glyceraldehyde-3-phosphate dehydrogenase, with protein sequence MAVRVAINGFGRIGRLVLRAIYESGRKDVEVVAINDLADLKANAHLLKYDSVHGRFPGTIETGADENGNGVLIVNGHSIKVVQERDPAKLPWKDLGVEIAMECSGIFTKRADAAKHLEAGAQKVLISAPATDEDITVVYGVNHDKLTAEHKIVSNASCTTNCLAPVAHVLHNLVGIEKGFMTTIHSYTGDQRIVDTNHKDLHRARAAALNMIPTSTGAAKAVGKVLPDLKGKLDGTAMRVPTPNVSVVDFKFTAKRATSVEEITKAISDAANGPLKGVLGAYTEDLVSTDFNHDPHSSIFALNETKVIDGNFVRIMTWYDNEWGFSNRMSDTAVAMANAK encoded by the coding sequence ATGGCTGTACGGGTAGCGATCAACGGTTTTGGCCGCATCGGCCGTCTGGTTCTGCGCGCCATCTACGAGAGCGGCCGTAAGGACGTGGAGGTCGTGGCGATCAACGACCTCGCCGATCTGAAGGCCAACGCGCACCTGCTGAAGTACGACAGCGTCCACGGCCGCTTCCCCGGCACCATCGAGACCGGCGCCGATGAAAACGGAAATGGCGTGCTGATCGTCAACGGCCACTCGATCAAGGTTGTCCAGGAGCGTGACCCGGCCAAGCTGCCGTGGAAGGATCTCGGCGTCGAGATCGCCATGGAATGCTCGGGCATCTTCACCAAGCGCGCCGACGCCGCCAAGCATCTGGAAGCCGGTGCGCAGAAGGTGCTGATCTCGGCCCCGGCCACCGACGAGGACATCACCGTCGTCTATGGCGTCAACCACGACAAGCTGACCGCCGAGCACAAGATCGTCTCCAACGCGTCGTGCACCACCAACTGCCTGGCCCCGGTCGCGCATGTCCTCCACAATCTGGTGGGCATCGAGAAGGGCTTCATGACCACGATCCACTCCTACACGGGTGACCAGCGGATCGTCGACACCAACCACAAGGACCTGCACCGCGCCCGCGCGGCGGCCCTGAACATGATCCCGACCTCGACCGGCGCGGCCAAGGCCGTCGGCAAGGTCCTGCCGGATCTGAAGGGCAAGCTGGACGGCACCGCCATGCGCGTCCCGACCCCGAACGTGTCGGTCGTCGACTTCAAGTTCACCGCCAAGCGCGCCACCTCGGTCGAGGAGATCACCAAGGCGATCTCCGATGCCGCCAACGGCCCGCTGAAGGGCGTGCTGGGCGCCTACACCGAGGATCTGGTTTCGACCGACTTCAATCATGATCCGCACAGCTCGATCTTCGCGCTGAACGAGACCAAGGTCATCGACGGCAACTTCGTCCGCATCATGACCTGGTACGACAACGAGTGGGGCTTCTCCAACCGCATGAGCGACACCGCCGTCGCCATGGCGAACGCCAAGTAA
- the tkt gene encoding transketolase yields the protein MPADSAQPSLHTMASAIRALSMDAVEAAKSGHPGMPMGMADVATVLFTQFLKFDPKNPTWPDRDRFVLSAGHGSMLMYSLAYLTGYERMTIDEIKRFRQLHSLTPGHPEVDPTLGIEMTTGPLGQGVSTAVGMALAERITNARFGDELIDHYTYVIASDGDLMEGVSHEACSLAGHLGLNRLIVLWDDNHISIDGATDLSFTDDTQARFRSYGWNTIAVDGHDTDAVSKAIAQARTSTDKPTLIACRTIIGKGAPNKANSHACHGSPLGADEIAATRSAIGWTHEPFVVPDEVLSAWRAAGTRSADAYSAWSSRRATLTAEAGKAFDEAFGHGVPSALTDTIVAFKQKISAEKPSWATRVASGNTLEVLVPAIPEMVGGSADLTPSNNTKVKNTADVKGKGEFAGRYVRYGVREHGMATLMNGMTLHGGIIPYGGTFMQFADYCRPSIRLAALMKQRTVFVMTHDSIGLGEDGPTHQPVEHLAALRAIPNLLVLRPADAVETAECWQIALEATGSPSVLALTRQNVPTLRTEHTAENLSARGAYVIVEAEGERKATILATGSEVSLAVEARKALQAQGIGTAVVSMPSWELFERQDDAYKASVLGTGVRVGVEAAIRLGWDRWLGDKGAFVGMAGFGESAPYQELYKHFGITAEAVVDAVKARL from the coding sequence ATGCCCGCTGACTCCGCCCAGCCCTCCCTCCACACGATGGCCAGCGCGATCCGCGCGCTCTCCATGGACGCGGTCGAGGCCGCGAAGTCCGGCCACCCCGGCATGCCGATGGGCATGGCCGACGTCGCCACGGTGCTGTTCACGCAGTTCCTGAAGTTCGATCCGAAGAACCCGACCTGGCCCGACCGCGACCGCTTCGTGCTGTCGGCCGGCCACGGCTCGATGCTGATGTACTCGCTGGCCTATCTGACCGGCTACGAGCGCATGACCATCGACGAGATCAAGCGCTTCCGCCAGCTGCACAGCCTGACCCCCGGCCATCCGGAAGTCGATCCGACGCTGGGCATCGAGATGACCACCGGCCCGCTCGGCCAGGGCGTCTCCACCGCGGTCGGCATGGCGCTGGCGGAGCGGATCACCAACGCCCGCTTCGGCGACGAGCTGATCGACCATTACACCTACGTGATCGCGTCGGACGGCGACCTGATGGAGGGCGTCAGCCACGAGGCCTGCTCGCTGGCCGGCCATCTCGGGCTGAACCGCCTGATCGTGCTGTGGGACGACAACCACATCTCGATCGACGGCGCGACCGACCTCAGCTTCACCGACGACACCCAGGCGCGCTTCCGCTCCTACGGCTGGAACACCATCGCCGTCGACGGCCACGACACCGACGCCGTGTCGAAGGCCATCGCCCAGGCGCGCACCTCCACCGACAAGCCGACGCTGATCGCCTGCCGCACCATCATCGGCAAGGGCGCACCGAACAAGGCCAACAGCCACGCCTGCCACGGCTCGCCGCTGGGCGCCGACGAGATCGCCGCGACCCGCAGCGCCATCGGCTGGACCCATGAGCCCTTCGTCGTTCCCGACGAGGTTCTGTCCGCCTGGCGCGCCGCCGGAACCCGCAGCGCCGACGCCTACTCCGCCTGGAGCAGCCGCCGCGCCACCCTGACCGCCGAGGCCGGCAAGGCGTTCGACGAGGCCTTTGGCCACGGCGTGCCCTCCGCGCTGACCGACACCATCGTCGCCTTCAAGCAGAAGATCAGCGCCGAGAAGCCGAGCTGGGCGACCCGCGTCGCCTCCGGCAACACGCTGGAAGTCCTGGTGCCGGCGATCCCGGAGATGGTCGGCGGCTCCGCCGACCTGACCCCGTCGAACAACACCAAGGTCAAGAACACCGCCGACGTGAAGGGCAAGGGCGAGTTCGCCGGCCGTTACGTCCGCTACGGCGTGCGCGAGCACGGCATGGCGACGCTGATGAACGGCATGACGCTGCATGGCGGCATCATCCCCTACGGCGGCACCTTCATGCAGTTCGCCGACTATTGCCGCCCGTCGATCCGCCTGGCCGCGCTGATGAAGCAGCGCACCGTCTTCGTGATGACCCATGACTCGATCGGTCTCGGCGAGGACGGCCCGACCCACCAGCCGGTCGAGCATCTGGCGGCGCTGCGCGCCATCCCGAACCTGCTGGTGCTGCGCCCGGCCGACGCGGTCGAGACCGCCGAATGCTGGCAGATCGCGCTGGAGGCAACCGGCAGCCCGTCGGTGCTGGCGCTGACCCGCCAGAACGTCCCCACCCTACGCACTGAGCACACGGCGGAGAACCTGTCGGCCCGCGGCGCCTACGTGATCGTCGAGGCCGAGGGCGAGCGCAAGGCGACCATCCTCGCCACCGGCTCGGAAGTGTCGCTGGCGGTGGAGGCCCGCAAGGCGCTGCAGGCCCAGGGCATCGGCACCGCCGTTGTGTCTATGCCGAGTTGGGAACTGTTCGAGCGCCAGGACGACGCCTACAAGGCGTCGGTGCTCGGCACCGGCGTGCGTGTCGGCGTCGAGGCGGCCATCCGTCTGGGCTGGGACCGCTGGCTGGGCGACAAGGGCGCCTTCGTCGGCATGGCCGGCTTCGGCGAATCGGCCCCCTACCAGGAACTGTACAAGCACTTCGGCATCACCGCCGAAGCGGTCGTGGACGCCGTTAAGGCGCGTCTCTGA
- the ruvA gene encoding Holliday junction branch migration protein RuvA, with amino-acid sequence MIAKLTGIVDSTGTDWVVLDVNGVGYLLSCSNRTLSRLAVGERASLVVETFIREERIVLHGFGDQAERDWFKLLTTIQGVGARLALSILGVLDPDQLTRAIASQDKTALVRADGVGPKVAARILNELKDKVGNLALGPAASAGAPAGKGAPAAVPGASPALADAVSALVNLGYGRSEAFGAVVAAGRVLGDEAGVSDLIRQGLKELSQ; translated from the coding sequence ATGATCGCCAAGCTGACCGGCATCGTCGATTCCACCGGCACCGACTGGGTCGTGCTCGACGTCAACGGCGTCGGTTACCTGCTGTCCTGCTCCAACCGCACCCTGTCGCGTCTGGCGGTGGGCGAGCGGGCGTCGCTGGTCGTCGAGACCTTCATCCGCGAGGAGCGCATCGTCCTGCACGGCTTCGGCGATCAGGCCGAGCGGGACTGGTTCAAGCTGCTGACCACCATCCAGGGCGTCGGTGCCCGGCTGGCGCTGTCGATCCTCGGCGTTCTCGACCCCGACCAGCTGACCCGCGCCATCGCCTCGCAGGACAAGACCGCGCTGGTTCGGGCCGACGGCGTCGGGCCGAAGGTGGCGGCGCGCATCCTCAACGAACTCAAGGACAAGGTCGGCAATCTGGCGCTCGGTCCGGCGGCAAGCGCGGGCGCGCCGGCCGGCAAGGGCGCTCCCGCCGCCGTTCCGGGCGCCAGCCCGGCGCTGGCCGATGCGGTGTCGGCGCTGGTTAATCTCGGCTATGGCCGGTCGGAGGCCTTCGGCGCGGTCGTCGCCGCCGGGCGCGTGCTGGGCGATGAGGCCGGCGTGTCCGATCTGATCCGCCAGGGTCTCAAGGAACTGAGCCAATGA
- a CDS encoding TIGR00282 family metallophosphoesterase, with protein MRILFFGDVVGRAGREAVLAHMPMLRETLDPDLTVVNGENAAGGYGVTVKIAEEFFEAGIDVVTLGNHTWDQKELVSTIEQQPRIVRPVNYPEGTPGRGFVLLQARGGRKVLVVNVLLRLFMEPMDDPFAAVDRVLKAHRLGPGGVDAVLVDMHGEATSEKMIMGHFCDGRASLVVGTHSHVPTADHMVLPKGTAYQSDAGMCGDYDSAIGMKKEVALAKMVRKLPTERLSPAEGEGTVCGCYVETDDRTGLAVRIEPLRIGGRLSRTLPERMQ; from the coding sequence ATGCGGATTCTGTTCTTCGGCGACGTGGTGGGCCGGGCCGGGCGTGAGGCGGTGCTGGCGCACATGCCGATGCTGCGCGAGACGCTGGACCCCGACCTGACCGTGGTGAATGGCGAGAATGCCGCCGGCGGCTATGGCGTCACCGTGAAGATCGCCGAGGAGTTCTTCGAGGCCGGCATCGACGTGGTGACACTGGGCAACCACACCTGGGACCAGAAGGAACTGGTCTCAACCATCGAGCAGCAGCCGCGCATTGTCCGCCCGGTGAACTACCCGGAGGGAACGCCCGGCCGCGGCTTCGTCCTGTTGCAGGCGCGCGGCGGGCGCAAGGTGCTGGTCGTCAACGTGCTGCTGCGGCTGTTCATGGAACCGATGGACGACCCGTTCGCCGCGGTCGACCGGGTGCTGAAGGCGCACCGGCTCGGGCCTGGCGGGGTGGATGCGGTGCTGGTCGACATGCACGGCGAGGCGACCAGCGAAAAGATGATCATGGGGCATTTCTGCGACGGCCGCGCCTCGCTGGTGGTGGGCACCCACAGCCATGTGCCGACCGCCGACCATATGGTCCTGCCGAAGGGCACCGCCTATCAGTCCGATGCCGGCATGTGCGGCGATTACGACAGCGCCATCGGCATGAAGAAGGAGGTGGCGCTGGCCAAGATGGTGCGCAAGCTGCCGACCGAGCGGCTGTCTCCGGCGGAGGGCGAGGGCACCGTCTGCGGCTGCTACGTCGAGACCGACGACCGCACCGGGTTGGCCGTCCGCATCGAGCCGCTACGCATCGGCGGGCGGCTGAGCCGGACTTTGCCGGAACGGATGCAGTAG
- a CDS encoding 5-formyltetrahydrofolate cyclo-ligase, translated as MTDPQAKDAARREARVRRDAIADSDRPTASAALRDRIAELARDGHLPRGAAGGYWPLGSELDARPALLHLKQLGHQVGLPVSGPRGTALVFRDWDPQAPMAVGRYGIQEPAEGRAVLRPSLLLVPLLAFDRSGHRLGYGAGYYDRTLDALRAAGTVVAVGVAFAVQEMAAVPVDGHDQPLDWIVTERETLRIRK; from the coding sequence ATGACCGATCCGCAAGCCAAGGACGCCGCCCGACGCGAGGCGCGCGTCCGGCGCGACGCCATCGCCGACTCCGACCGCCCCACTGCATCGGCCGCCCTGCGCGACCGCATCGCCGAACTGGCGCGCGACGGCCATCTGCCGCGCGGTGCCGCCGGGGGATATTGGCCGCTCGGCTCCGAACTCGACGCGCGGCCGGCTTTGCTCCATCTTAAGCAACTTGGTCATCAGGTCGGACTGCCGGTGTCGGGGCCGCGCGGCACCGCGCTGGTCTTCCGCGACTGGGATCCGCAAGCGCCGATGGCGGTCGGCCGTTACGGCATCCAGGAGCCGGCGGAGGGGCGTGCCGTGCTACGCCCGTCGCTGCTGCTGGTGCCTCTGCTGGCCTTCGACCGCTCCGGCCACCGGCTGGGCTATGGCGCCGGCTATTATGACCGGACACTGGACGCCCTGCGGGCGGCGGGAACAGTGGTCGCGGTCGGCGTGGCCTTCGCCGTACAGGAGATGGCGGCGGTGCCGGTGGACGGCCATGACCAGCCGCTGGACTGGATCGTGACGGAGCGCGAGACGCTCCGCATTCGTAAGTGA
- a CDS encoding endonuclease domain-containing protein, producing MNATDVEKIVWQKLRNAQLGAKFRRQEPILGFVADFVAHDHRLIVELDGGQHAEQRAAHDERRARMLEQAGFRILRFWNTDVIDNLDSVLETIRARLEETPILRSQPSGREFP from the coding sequence ATGAACGCCACGGATGTGGAAAAGATCGTCTGGCAGAAGCTGCGCAATGCCCAGCTTGGCGCGAAATTCCGTCGGCAGGAGCCGATCCTGGGCTTCGTCGCCGATTTCGTCGCCCATGACCATCGCCTGATCGTCGAACTGGACGGCGGCCAGCATGCCGAGCAGCGCGCCGCCCATGACGAGCGGCGGGCGCGCATGCTGGAGCAGGCGGGCTTCCGGATCCTGCGCTTCTGGAACACCGACGTGATCGACAATCTTGACAGCGTGCTGGAGACCATCCGTGCGCGTCTCGAAGAGACCCCCATTCTTCGCAGCCAGCCCTCGGGCCGGGAGTTCCCATGA
- the ruvB gene encoding Holliday junction branch migration DNA helicase RuvB has product MSDPQNDRLVQPGQGHGDSAEASIRPLSLAEFIGQRQARENLSIFIQAARSRNEALDHVLLFGPPGLGKTTLAQIVARELGVGFRATSGPVIARAGDLAALLTNLQPHDVLFIDEIHRLNPAVEEVLYPAMEDFQLDLIIGEGPSARSIRIDLPPFTLVGATTRSGLITRPLRERFGIPVRLQFYEPDELELIVRRAAGVLGMGITPEGAREIANRSRGTPRVSGRLLRRVRDFAAVAGVEEVDKRVADAALTRLEVDRLGLDSMDRRYLGLVATNYGGGPVGVETLGAALGEQRDVLEEVVEPYLIQQGFLQRTPRGRMLTDQGFRYLGLNPPNAPLRQLDLLDRAPDPTEGDGDE; this is encoded by the coding sequence ATGAGCGATCCCCAAAACGATCGTCTGGTCCAGCCGGGCCAGGGCCACGGCGATTCGGCCGAGGCGTCGATCCGCCCGCTGTCGCTCGCCGAGTTCATCGGCCAGCGCCAGGCGCGCGAGAACCTGTCGATCTTCATCCAGGCCGCCCGTTCCCGCAACGAGGCGCTGGACCATGTGCTGCTGTTCGGGCCGCCCGGCCTGGGCAAGACGACGCTGGCGCAGATCGTCGCGCGTGAACTGGGAGTCGGCTTCCGCGCCACCTCCGGCCCGGTCATCGCGCGGGCCGGCGATCTGGCGGCGCTGCTGACCAATTTGCAGCCGCACGACGTCCTCTTCATCGACGAGATTCATCGCCTTAATCCCGCCGTGGAAGAGGTGCTTTATCCCGCCATGGAGGATTTCCAGCTCGACCTCATCATCGGCGAAGGCCCATCGGCGCGGTCCATCCGGATCGACCTGCCGCCCTTCACCCTCGTCGGCGCCACGACGCGCAGCGGCCTGATCACGCGCCCCTTGCGCGAACGCTTCGGCATTCCCGTGCGCCTGCAATTCTACGAGCCGGACGAGCTGGAACTGATCGTGCGCCGCGCCGCCGGTGTGCTCGGCATGGGCATCACGCCGGAGGGCGCCCGCGAGATCGCCAACCGCTCGCGCGGCACGCCGCGCGTCTCGGGCCGCCTGCTGCGCCGGGTGCGTGATTTCGCCGCGGTGGCGGGGGTGGAGGAGGTCGACAAGCGTGTCGCCGATGCCGCGCTGACCCGGCTGGAGGTCGACCGGCTTGGACTCGACAGCATGGACCGCCGCTATCTCGGGCTGGTCGCCACCAATTACGGCGGCGGGCCGGTGGGCGTCGAGACGCTGGGGGCGGCGCTGGGCGAGCAGCGCGACGTGCTGGAGGAGGTGGTCGAACCCTACCTGATCCAGCAGGGCTTCCTTCAGCGCACGCCGCGCGGGCGCATGCTGACCGACCAGGGTTTCCGCTATCTCGGCCTCAACCCGCCGAACGCGCCGCTGCGGCAGCTCGACCTGCTGGACCGCGCGCCCGATCCGACGGAGGGGGATGGCGATGAGTGA
- a CDS encoding methyl-accepting chemotaxis protein, whose product MTLRAKLWALVALAGAVSVAIAAAALWLDQRNMLEERKETLRSVVHTAHGLATGYEAEVKAGRLTREQAFERFKANLNTMFYNGKDYIFAQNLNYQTVIHPVRPDVIGKDQRDNKDSNGVFFVRALVDTARTKGDGFVEYMYPKANSDVPLPKLSYVKMFEPWQLAIGTGVYIDDLDTRFTHSLWTMAAIVGGLALPVVALIALVGNSISRRIRRLSDAMRTLADGNLSATVPEIASGDELGDMGRAVQVFRVNAEAGRRLEAEQAEAARRAEEEKRQSMDRLAARFEGTVGGMIRSVSSTTDQLGQKVQAMSQAAAQTSQLAGIVASASDGTAANVQTVAAASEQLSSSIVEIGRQVSEASRVAGEAVGMAQEATGRIGSLAEAVERIGTVVGLINSIAGQTNLLALNATIEAARAGEAGKGFAVVASEVKALANQTAKATDEIGGQMSGIQAVTGQAVTEIQKVSAVIERLSAIATAISAAVEQQNAATAEITRSVQQAAAGTGEVSSSISGVTAASDESGRTARELVDALGKLTSEAAGLNAQVGDFLATVRAA is encoded by the coding sequence ATGACTTTGCGTGCAAAGCTGTGGGCACTCGTGGCGCTGGCCGGCGCCGTGTCCGTCGCGATTGCCGCCGCCGCCCTTTGGCTCGACCAGCGCAACATGCTGGAGGAGCGGAAGGAGACCTTGCGCTCCGTCGTGCATACCGCCCATGGGCTGGCCACCGGATATGAAGCCGAAGTCAAGGCCGGACGTCTGACGCGCGAGCAGGCGTTCGAGCGGTTCAAGGCCAATCTCAACACCATGTTCTACAACGGCAAGGACTACATCTTTGCCCAGAATCTGAACTACCAGACCGTCATCCACCCGGTCCGGCCCGACGTGATCGGCAAGGATCAGCGCGACAACAAGGACTCCAACGGCGTCTTCTTCGTTCGGGCGCTGGTCGACACCGCGCGCACCAAGGGCGACGGGTTTGTGGAATACATGTACCCCAAGGCGAACAGCGACGTTCCTTTGCCCAAGCTGAGCTATGTGAAGATGTTCGAGCCGTGGCAGCTGGCCATCGGCACCGGCGTCTACATCGACGACCTCGACACCCGCTTCACCCACAGCCTGTGGACCATGGCCGCGATCGTCGGCGGGCTGGCCCTGCCGGTGGTGGCGCTGATCGCGCTGGTCGGCAACTCGATCAGCCGGCGCATCCGCCGCCTGTCCGATGCCATGCGCACGCTGGCCGACGGCAACCTGTCCGCCACCGTTCCGGAGATCGCGAGCGGTGACGAGCTGGGCGACATGGGGCGCGCGGTGCAGGTGTTCCGCGTCAATGCCGAGGCAGGCCGCCGGCTTGAGGCGGAGCAGGCCGAGGCCGCCCGCAGGGCCGAGGAGGAAAAGCGGCAGTCGATGGACCGGCTGGCAGCGCGCTTCGAAGGGACGGTCGGCGGGATGATCCGTTCCGTCTCGTCCACCACCGACCAGCTCGGGCAGAAGGTGCAGGCGATGTCCCAGGCGGCCGCACAGACCAGCCAGTTGGCCGGCATTGTGGCGAGTGCGAGCGACGGCACCGCTGCCAATGTCCAGACCGTCGCCGCCGCATCGGAGCAGCTGTCCAGCTCCATCGTCGAGATCGGTCGGCAGGTGTCGGAAGCCAGCCGCGTCGCCGGCGAGGCGGTCGGCATGGCGCAGGAGGCCACCGGCCGCATCGGCAGCCTCGCCGAGGCGGTCGAGCGGATCGGCACCGTGGTCGGGCTCATCAACTCCATCGCCGGCCAGACCAACCTGCTGGCGCTGAACGCCACCATCGAGGCGGCGCGGGCCGGTGAAGCGGGCAAAGGCTTCGCCGTCGTCGCCAGCGAGGTGAAGGCGCTGGCCAACCAGACGGCCAAGGCGACCGACGAGATCGGCGGCCAGATGAGCGGTATCCAGGCGGTGACCGGTCAGGCGGTGACGGAAATCCAGAAGGTGTCGGCGGTGATCGAGCGGCTGAGTGCTATTGCCACGGCGATTTCCGCCGCGGTCGAACAGCAGAACGCCGCCACCGCGGAGATCACCCGCTCGGTCCAGCAGGCTGCCGCCGGCACCGGCGAGGTGTCGTCCAGCATCTCCGGTGTCACCGCGGCGTCCGACGAGAGCGGCCGCACCGCCCGCGAACTGGTCGACGCGCTCGGCAAGCTGACCAGCGAAGCGGCCGGGTTGAACGCGCAGGTCGGCGATTTCCTGGCGACGGTGCGGGCGGCGTAG
- a CDS encoding YebC/PmpR family DNA-binding transcriptional regulator codes for MAGHSQFKNIMHRKGAQDAKRSKIFNKLAREITVAAKSGLPDPAANPRLRAAILAGRAQNMPRDRIDRAIKQGTPGGGDDANYEEVRYEGYGPGGVALIVEALTDNRNRTAAEVRSSFTKYGGSLGETNSVSFMFSRIGAIFYPAAAADADAVFEVALEAGADNVESDENGHEVTTTVENFGAVRDALEAKFGGAESARLTWRPLNTVAPSEDAAASLLKLLDVLEDNDDVQVVEGNFDISDELMQKLTA; via the coding sequence ATGGCCGGTCATTCCCAGTTCAAGAACATCATGCACCGCAAGGGCGCGCAGGACGCCAAGCGGTCCAAGATCTTCAACAAGCTCGCCCGCGAGATCACCGTGGCCGCCAAGAGTGGCCTGCCGGACCCGGCGGCCAATCCGCGCCTGCGCGCCGCCATCCTGGCCGGACGCGCGCAGAACATGCCGCGCGACCGCATCGACCGCGCCATCAAGCAGGGCACGCCCGGCGGCGGCGACGACGCCAACTACGAGGAGGTGCGGTACGAGGGCTACGGCCCCGGCGGCGTCGCCCTGATCGTCGAGGCGCTGACCGACAACCGCAACCGCACTGCCGCGGAAGTGCGCTCCAGCTTCACCAAGTATGGCGGCAGCCTGGGCGAGACCAATTCGGTCAGCTTCATGTTCAGCCGCATCGGCGCGATCTTCTACCCGGCCGCCGCCGCGGATGCCGACGCCGTGTTCGAGGTCGCGCTGGAGGCCGGTGCCGACAATGTCGAATCCGACGAGAACGGCCATGAAGTCACCACCACGGTGGAGAATTTCGGCGCCGTGCGCGATGCGCTGGAGGCCAAGTTCGGCGGTGCGGAAAGCGCGCGTCTGACCTGGCGTCCGCTGAACACCGTCGCCCCAAGCGAGGATGCCGCGGCCAGCCTGCTGAAGCTGCTGGACGTGCTGGAGGACAACGACGACGTGCAGGTGGTCGAGGGCAACTTCGACATCTCCGACGAGCTGATGCAGAAGCTGACCGCGTAA
- a CDS encoding type II toxin-antitoxin system HicB family antitoxin: MMEYKGYKAQIDFDNDAGVFVGEVINTHDGITFSGRSVDELRESFRQAVDDYLDLSCDMGGDGEQPFSGQLAIRINPILHRAVADCAAREGKSVSAWIAECLGRAAGVANLKAG, translated from the coding sequence ATGATGGAATACAAGGGTTACAAGGCCCAGATCGACTTCGACAACGACGCAGGCGTCTTTGTCGGCGAAGTGATCAACACCCACGACGGCATCACCTTTTCCGGCCGCTCTGTGGACGAGCTGCGGGAGTCCTTCAGGCAGGCGGTGGACGATTATCTCGATCTGTCCTGCGACATGGGGGGCGACGGCGAACAGCCCTTCTCCGGACAGCTCGCCATCCGCATCAACCCGATCCTGCACCGCGCCGTCGCCGATTGCGCGGCGCGGGAGGGCAAGAGCGTGTCGGCCTGGATCGCCGAATGCCTGGGCCGCGCCGCCGGCGTCGCCAACCTCAAGGCCGGCTGA